One stretch of Eupeodes corollae chromosome 2, idEupCoro1.1, whole genome shotgun sequence DNA includes these proteins:
- the LOC129947384 gene encoding coiled-coil domain-containing protein 34-like gives MAFYSKSVNDIGVEIDRPKLYRGFDAQFIFQNSNATSDRESTVSRQASSGGGIYSRYINPTICTAKIDTSMESISDVPSSVPPLDLNSSGETMPSTDSAPNASFTIQTCEANRISQSNAFYNWLSGKKRLKSLEQTKQKQIEEERQRQLEERKQLAEKKYQEWLANKIHQPKDNPQGHPTSELQEYEEVCQTNDDSESNRKAWEQKKIEEQRRRREQELKDKKHQRLLEAQRKQQAARAWQSWIAEAPLKPKPVPLNKGFLSLKGTISDIYINPNPWREPFEELKCE, from the exons ATGGCTTTTTATTCGAAAAGTGTGAATGATATCGGTGTGGAAATTGATCGACCAAAATTATATAGAGGATTTGAtgcacaatttatttttcaaaactccaaTGCTACAAGTGATAGAGAATCAACTGTTTCGCGACAAGCATCTAGCGGAGGTGGAATTTATTCCAG atATATCAATCCTACAATATGTACTGCGAAAATTGATACTAGCATGGAAAGCATTAGCGATGTTCCTTCATCAGTTCCTCCATTAGATCTAAACTCGTCTGGGGAAACAATGCCATCAACTGATAGCGCACCAAATGCAAGTTTTACCATACAAACATGTGAAGCTAATAGAATATCCCAATCCAATGCGTTTTATAATTGGCTTTCTGGCAAAAA AAGACTTAAGTCAttagaacaaacaaaacaaaagcaaatcgAAGAAGAACGTCAACGGCAACTTGAAGAGCGAAAACAACTTGCCGAAAAGAAATACCAAGAATGGTTGGCCAATAAAATTCACCAACCCAAAGACAACCCACAAGGCCATCCAACCTCAGAATTGCAAGAATATGAAGAAGTTTGTCAAACTAATGATGATAGCGAGAGTAATAGAAAAGCTTgggaacaaaagaaaattgaagaacAACGTCGAAGGCGAGAACAAGAACTAAAGGACAAAAAGCATCAACGGCTTTTGGAAGCACAACGAAAACAACAAGCTGCTAGAGCTTGGCAAAGTTGGATAGCTGAAGCTCCACTCAAACCGAAGCCAGTTCCCCTGAATAAGGGTTTTCTATCTTTGAAGGGAACAATTTCTGATATTTACATAAATCCAAATCCTTGGCGTGAACCTTTTGAAGAGTTGAAATGTGAATAA